Proteins from one Acidiphilium multivorum AIU301 genomic window:
- a CDS encoding (Fe-S)-binding protein has protein sequence MSESAAAAPRVALFVTCLADLYRPSVGFAAIRLLEAAGCTVEVPRAQTCCGQPAYNSGDHETARALAEGLLTALAGYDYVVAPSGSCAGMLRKHMPGLFEADPDLRFKADVIAAKTFELTSFLVDVMGFAGLDVALPQRATYHDSCAGLRELGVKDQPRVLLSRVEGLEIVEMDTPEVCCGFGGTFCVKHPDISARMVSDKTADIAATGAELLLAGDLGCLLNMAGRLTREGKPVAVRHVAEVLAGMTGEVAPIGRGRDGSAA, from the coding sequence ATGAGTGAATCCGCCGCGGCCGCACCGCGCGTCGCCCTGTTCGTCACCTGCCTCGCCGATCTCTACCGGCCGAGCGTCGGCTTCGCCGCCATCCGTCTGCTTGAGGCCGCCGGCTGCACGGTCGAGGTGCCGCGGGCGCAGACCTGCTGCGGCCAGCCCGCCTACAATTCCGGCGATCATGAAACCGCCCGCGCCCTGGCCGAGGGCCTGCTCACCGCCCTCGCGGGCTACGATTACGTCGTCGCCCCCTCGGGCTCGTGCGCCGGCATGCTTCGCAAGCACATGCCCGGCCTGTTCGAGGCCGACCCCGACCTGCGCTTCAAGGCCGACGTCATCGCCGCGAAAACCTTCGAACTCACCAGCTTCCTGGTCGACGTGATGGGTTTTGCCGGGCTCGATGTCGCCCTGCCGCAGCGAGCCACCTATCACGATTCCTGCGCCGGGCTGCGCGAACTCGGCGTCAAGGACCAGCCCCGCGTGCTGCTCTCCCGCGTCGAGGGGCTGGAAATCGTGGAAATGGACACGCCCGAGGTCTGTTGCGGCTTCGGCGGCACGTTCTGTGTCAAGCATCCCGACATTTCCGCCCGCATGGTCTCCGACAAGACCGCCGACATCGCCGCGACCGGCGCCGAGCTGCTGCTCGCCGGCGATCTCGGCTGCCTGCTGAACATGGCCGGCCGCCTGACCCGCGAGGGCAAGCCGGTTGCCGTGCGCCACGTCGCCGAGGTGCTCGCCGGCATGACCGGCGAGGTAGCGCCGATCGGCCGCGGCCGGGACGGGAGCGCCGCTTGA
- the mltA gene encoding murein transglycosylase A, giving the protein MHRSTLRGLAAPFTAITLLAGCALPPAGAPKADHAGLTPVPFATLPGWSVEAAVAGLPSFQRSCKVIAVMPVDQTLGGVGVAGALGGKAGQWRAACAAAEAVPPDDAAAAQHFFEAWMVPYAASGATRITGYYEPVYPGSEIRERGYDVPIYGRPRNLVNANLSAFRDSSGKRRIVGRLRYGTMVPYYTRAQIEAGEINREAKVVAWVKNPVDAYMIQLQGAARLRLPDGTLIDLGFDGTNGRTYTPIGKLMVEKGYLKPDQVSITSIRAWLLAHPVEARGLMDANKNYVFFKRIRGVPDDLGTPGALDVPLAPEGSIAVDEKAIPLGAPVYVATKSLARLTTAQDIDVGAHGTSAAQIFFGIGNEAAAQASAQDGTGRIFIFLPRQPAAAPTSAKGASS; this is encoded by the coding sequence ATGCACCGATCCACCTTGCGCGGCCTTGCCGCGCCGTTCACCGCCATCACCCTGCTCGCCGGCTGTGCCTTGCCGCCCGCCGGCGCGCCCAAGGCCGATCATGCCGGCCTCACCCCTGTGCCCTTCGCCACGCTCCCCGGCTGGAGCGTTGAGGCTGCCGTCGCCGGCCTGCCGAGTTTCCAGAGGTCATGCAAGGTGATCGCGGTCATGCCGGTCGACCAGACGCTGGGTGGCGTCGGCGTGGCTGGCGCGCTCGGCGGCAAGGCCGGCCAGTGGCGCGCTGCCTGTGCTGCCGCCGAAGCCGTCCCGCCGGATGACGCGGCCGCGGCCCAGCATTTCTTCGAGGCATGGATGGTGCCCTATGCAGCGTCCGGCGCCACGCGGATCACCGGCTATTACGAGCCGGTCTATCCCGGCTCGGAAATCCGCGAGCGCGGCTACGATGTCCCGATCTACGGTCGTCCGCGCAATCTCGTGAACGCCAACCTGTCCGCCTTCCGCGACTCCTCCGGCAAGCGCCGTATCGTCGGCCGCCTGCGCTACGGCACAATGGTGCCCTATTACACCCGCGCCCAGATCGAGGCCGGCGAGATCAACCGCGAGGCCAAGGTAGTTGCCTGGGTGAAGAATCCGGTCGACGCCTACATGATCCAGCTCCAAGGCGCCGCGCGCCTGCGTCTGCCGGACGGCACGCTCATCGATCTCGGCTTCGACGGCACCAACGGCCGCACCTACACGCCGATCGGCAAGCTGATGGTCGAGAAGGGCTATTTGAAGCCCGACCAGGTCTCGATCACCTCGATCCGCGCGTGGCTGCTCGCCCATCCCGTCGAGGCGCGCGGCCTGATGGATGCGAACAAGAACTACGTGTTCTTCAAGCGCATCCGCGGCGTGCCCGACGATCTCGGCACACCCGGCGCGCTTGACGTGCCGCTGGCGCCGGAAGGCTCGATCGCGGTGGACGAGAAGGCGATTCCGCTCGGCGCGCCCGTCTATGTCGCGACGAAGTCGCTCGCCCGGCTGACCACCGCGCAGGACATCGATGTCGGTGCCCACGGCACCTCCGCCGCGCAGATCTTCTTCGGAATCGGCAACGAGGCCGCGGCGCAGGCGAGTGCCCAGGACGGCACAGGCCGGATCTTCATCTTCCTGCCCCGCCAGCCCGCCGCCGCGCCGACATCCGCCAAGGGAGCGTCCTCATGA
- a CDS encoding efflux transporter outer membrane subunit, which translates to MRRLRLAAAALLTPGLAGCAVGPAFNMPQTNVPARFSATADAKPAWPKPGWWRHFGSPELDRLVEAAKAHNFSVIEAIDQLEAANAQAQIAGAPLLPAITGSGSGSFQQIQANAGNGLQAVDTRSFTATFQASYQLDFWGKNYDALRAAQANAAAAEFNAATVALTAEASVATVYFQVLAYQDQLGIAQRNLKAAEGLLAQLRAELRAGIVDAPTVAQQAALVASERANIPNLVSQMRQEAIGLGILTGRAPEFLRVRGGSLGALTVPALAPGLPAGLLERRPDIAEAKANLIAANANVRGAIAAFFPSITLTGSGGWQSKALNLLFAPGSTLISAATSIAQPIFEGGTLTGQLRVSRATYREDVAKYEQAVVQAFTDVETAMTALRYATDQEALQQVAVARARAALDGARAQLRAGVVDIGTVLNAEQTLLSDETTLVTTRLTRLDAAVNLYKAMGGGWTAGAGKDH; encoded by the coding sequence ATGAGGCGCCTCCGCCTCGCCGCCGCCGCGCTGCTGACGCCGGGACTTGCAGGCTGCGCCGTCGGTCCCGCGTTCAACATGCCGCAGACCAATGTGCCGGCGCGGTTTTCGGCCACCGCGGACGCAAAGCCGGCCTGGCCGAAGCCCGGATGGTGGCGCCATTTCGGCTCGCCGGAGCTCGACCGGCTGGTGGAAGCGGCGAAGGCACACAATTTCTCGGTGATCGAGGCGATCGACCAGCTCGAGGCGGCCAACGCGCAGGCACAGATCGCCGGCGCGCCACTGCTGCCAGCGATCACGGGCAGCGGCAGCGGGTCATTCCAGCAGATCCAGGCGAATGCCGGCAACGGGCTGCAGGCGGTGGATACGCGCAGCTTCACCGCGACGTTCCAGGCCTCCTACCAGCTCGATTTCTGGGGCAAGAACTATGACGCGCTGCGCGCGGCGCAGGCGAACGCGGCGGCGGCGGAATTCAACGCGGCGACGGTGGCACTGACCGCCGAAGCCTCGGTCGCCACCGTCTATTTCCAGGTACTGGCGTACCAGGACCAGCTGGGAATTGCGCAACGCAATCTGAAGGCGGCGGAGGGGCTGCTCGCACAGTTGCGGGCGGAACTGCGGGCCGGGATCGTCGATGCACCGACGGTGGCGCAGCAGGCTGCGCTGGTTGCGTCTGAGCGGGCGAACATTCCCAACCTGGTCTCGCAGATGCGCCAGGAGGCGATCGGCCTCGGCATCCTGACGGGGCGGGCGCCGGAATTCCTGCGCGTGCGGGGCGGCTCGCTCGGCGCGCTGACGGTGCCGGCGCTGGCGCCGGGACTGCCGGCCGGACTGCTGGAGCGCCGGCCCGACATCGCGGAGGCGAAGGCCAACCTGATCGCCGCCAACGCCAATGTGCGTGGCGCGATCGCGGCGTTCTTCCCGTCGATCACGCTGACCGGCTCGGGCGGCTGGCAGAGCAAGGCGCTGAACCTTCTCTTTGCGCCAGGCTCGACACTGATCTCGGCGGCAACCTCGATCGCCCAGCCGATCTTCGAGGGCGGTACACTGACCGGGCAGCTGCGGGTGAGCCGCGCGACCTATCGGGAAGATGTCGCAAAATACGAGCAGGCGGTGGTGCAGGCTTTCACCGATGTCGAGACCGCGATGACCGCGCTGCGCTACGCCACCGACCAGGAAGCGCTGCAGCAGGTTGCGGTCGCACGCGCCCGAGCCGCGCTGGATGGCGCCAGGGCGCAGCTCAGGGCCGGCGTGGTCGATATCGGCACGGTGCTGAACGCCGAGCAGACCCTGCTGTCGGACGAGACGACGCTGGTGACGACGCGGCTCACCCGGCTCGATGCCGCGGTCAATCTCTACAAGGCGATGGGCGGTGGCTGGACGGCCGGCGCCGGCAAGGATCACTGA
- a CDS encoding efflux RND transporter periplasmic adaptor subunit has product MAKRRGRIIFGLVALALVGAVAYRLAHRTKPAHGGGATAIPVEVAKATRQNVPVYLDALGTVVAYHTVTVQPMITGPLTRILFTPGQFVKKGDLLAEIDPAPYRATLDQAEAKLAQDKASLANAEMQARQYASLVKQNYTSKLQAATALATAAEDRALVKQDEASIETDRINLGYTRITAPISGRTGILQVNAGNIVSPSTTSGIVVINTLQPISVQFSLPQQDLPAIIAAMKRGKVDLLATEEGDPQTAKVLDHGTLAVLDNTVNANTGTLTLKGTFANPDLTLWPGAYVNVRTLVRTIDNAVTVPPVAVQQGPSGSFVFLVKPPAKKGGSFTVIDQKVTLGVQTARVVVVTSGLVPGDEAVTEGNSRLKGGSAIHIVTGSAGAP; this is encoded by the coding sequence ATGGCGAAACGGCGCGGACGGATCATTTTCGGGCTGGTGGCGCTCGCCCTTGTCGGCGCGGTGGCGTACCGGCTGGCGCACCGGACGAAACCCGCGCACGGCGGCGGGGCAACGGCGATTCCTGTGGAGGTGGCGAAGGCGACGCGGCAGAACGTGCCCGTCTACCTCGATGCGCTCGGCACCGTCGTCGCCTACCACACGGTGACGGTGCAGCCGATGATCACCGGGCCGCTCACCAGAATCCTGTTCACGCCCGGCCAGTTCGTGAAGAAGGGCGATCTTCTCGCGGAGATCGATCCCGCGCCCTATCGCGCGACACTCGACCAGGCGGAGGCGAAGCTTGCGCAGGACAAGGCGAGTCTCGCCAACGCGGAAATGCAGGCGCGACAATACGCCTCGCTGGTCAAGCAGAACTACACCTCGAAACTGCAGGCGGCGACGGCGCTCGCCACCGCCGCCGAGGATCGGGCGCTGGTGAAGCAGGACGAGGCCAGCATCGAGACCGACCGGATCAATCTCGGCTATACGCGGATCACCGCGCCGATTTCCGGACGCACCGGCATCCTCCAGGTGAATGCCGGCAATATCGTCAGCCCAAGCACTACCAGCGGCATCGTGGTGATCAACACGCTGCAGCCGATCTCCGTGCAGTTCAGCCTGCCGCAGCAGGATCTGCCGGCGATCATCGCCGCGATGAAGCGTGGCAAGGTTGACCTGCTCGCCACCGAGGAGGGCGATCCGCAGACCGCGAAGGTGCTCGACCACGGCACGCTCGCCGTTCTCGACAACACGGTGAATGCGAACACGGGAACGCTGACGCTGAAGGGCACGTTTGCAAATCCGGACCTCACGCTGTGGCCCGGCGCCTATGTGAACGTCCGCACGCTGGTCCGGACGATCGACAATGCGGTGACCGTGCCACCGGTCGCGGTGCAGCAGGGACCTTCCGGTAGCTTCGTCTTTCTCGTGAAGCCGCCGGCCAAGAAGGGGGGATCGTTCACCGTGATTGACCAGAAAGTGACGCTCGGCGTGCAGACGGCGCGCGTCGTGGTCGTCACCAGCGGACTTGTCCCTGGCGACGAGGCGGTGACCGAGGGCAATTCGCGCCTGAAGGGCGGATCGGCGATCCACATCGTCACGGGTTCCGCCGGCGCGCCGTGA
- a CDS encoding potassium transporter Kup, which translates to MSESATPHGSPGEKLRLAGLIGVLGVVYGDIGTSPLYAVQASLSYFPGNKLQESDVLGLLSLIFWALIITVTIKYVLLIMRADNEGEGGTLSLMALAQRVTQSDRTKWIIGIIGICGAGLFFGDATITPAISVLSAVEGMEVVSPGLKEFVLPIAIAVILVLFFVQRFGTARVGGAFGPIMVIWFVVIGALGLHQIFIHPNVLRALVPVYGAAFIMRHDLLAFIALGSVVLAVTGAEALYADMGHFGAKPIRVSWLFFVLPCLLLNYFGQGALVIRDPHAASNPFFFLLPHALVVPMVILATIATVIASQAVISGAYSVARQSTQLGLLPRMPIRYTNETEQGQIYVPPVNSFLFVVVVLLVLGFGSSSALASAYGIAVTGTFLSTNALAAFVYCRHFNWPLRRTVLVFGAIGLVDFAFFSSNVLKVFDGGWVPLAIGFSLITVMTTWRRGRALLHQRWQQDSLPLASFLGRLPQSRIVRVPGVAVFMTGNPEYTPSSLLHNLKHNKVLHETVVFVTVRNPGVPFVGDARRAKVEELSEGVYRVLLSFGFMESPNIPRALDLLREQGLPFNPMQISYFLGRETIVAATVPKLGFIRRAIFLFMLRNAISATEFFKIPSDRVVELGVRIAI; encoded by the coding sequence TTGAGCGAAAGCGCGACCCCGCACGGCTCTCCCGGCGAGAAGCTCCGTCTCGCTGGCCTGATCGGCGTGCTCGGTGTCGTCTACGGCGATATCGGCACCTCGCCGCTCTACGCGGTGCAGGCCTCGCTGTCATATTTCCCTGGCAATAAACTCCAGGAATCCGACGTCCTTGGTCTGCTCTCGCTCATCTTCTGGGCGCTGATCATAACCGTCACCATCAAATACGTCCTCCTGATCATGCGCGCCGACAACGAGGGCGAGGGCGGCACGCTCTCGCTGATGGCGCTCGCCCAGCGCGTCACCCAGTCCGACCGGACGAAATGGATCATCGGCATCATCGGCATCTGCGGTGCCGGCCTCTTCTTCGGCGATGCGACAATCACCCCCGCCATCTCCGTGCTCTCCGCCGTCGAGGGCATGGAGGTGGTCTCCCCGGGGCTCAAGGAATTCGTGCTCCCGATCGCCATCGCGGTCATTCTTGTGCTGTTTTTCGTCCAGCGGTTCGGCACGGCGCGGGTGGGCGGTGCGTTCGGCCCGATCATGGTGATCTGGTTCGTGGTGATCGGCGCGCTTGGTCTTCACCAGATCTTCATTCACCCGAATGTCTTGCGCGCGCTGGTTCCTGTCTACGGCGCCGCGTTCATCATGCGGCACGATCTTCTCGCCTTCATCGCGCTCGGCTCGGTCGTGCTGGCGGTCACCGGCGCCGAGGCGCTTTACGCGGATATGGGGCATTTCGGCGCGAAGCCGATACGCGTCTCCTGGCTGTTCTTCGTCCTTCCATGCCTGCTGCTCAACTATTTCGGCCAGGGCGCCCTCGTGATCCGCGATCCGCACGCCGCGAGCAACCCGTTCTTCTTCCTGCTGCCGCATGCTCTGGTGGTGCCGATGGTCATATTGGCGACCATCGCGACAGTGATCGCCAGTCAAGCCGTGATCTCCGGCGCCTATTCGGTTGCCCGGCAGAGCACCCAGCTCGGCCTGCTGCCGCGCATGCCGATCCGCTACACCAACGAGACCGAGCAGGGGCAGATCTATGTCCCGCCGGTCAACAGCTTCCTGTTCGTCGTCGTCGTGCTGCTGGTCCTCGGTTTCGGCTCGTCTTCCGCCCTCGCCTCGGCCTACGGCATCGCCGTCACCGGCACCTTCCTGTCGACGAACGCGCTGGCTGCCTTCGTCTATTGCCGGCATTTCAACTGGCCGCTTCGCCGCACCGTGCTGGTCTTCGGCGCCATCGGGCTGGTTGATTTCGCCTTCTTCAGCTCCAACGTGCTGAAAGTGTTCGATGGCGGCTGGGTACCGCTTGCCATCGGCTTCAGCCTCATCACCGTCATGACCACCTGGCGCCGCGGCCGCGCCCTGCTTCACCAGCGCTGGCAGCAGGATAGTCTGCCGCTCGCCTCGTTCCTCGGCCGGCTGCCGCAATCGCGCATCGTCCGTGTTCCCGGCGTCGCCGTCTTCATGACCGGAAACCCCGAATATACGCCGTCCTCGCTGCTGCATAACCTCAAGCACAACAAGGTACTGCACGAAACTGTGGTCTTCGTCACCGTGCGCAATCCCGGCGTCCCCTTCGTGGGCGATGCGCGGCGCGCCAAGGTCGAGGAACTCTCCGAGGGCGTCTATCGCGTGCTGCTTTCCTTCGGTTTCATGGAAAGCCCCAACATCCCCCGAGCGCTCGACCTGCTGCGAGAGCAGGGGCTGCCCTTCAACCCGATGCAGATCAGCTATTTCCTCGGCCGCGAGACCATTGTCGCCGCGACCGTGCCCAAGCTCGGCTTCATCCGCAGGGCGATCTTCCTGTTCATGCTGCGCAACGCGATATCGGCCACCGAATTCTTCAAGATCCCGTCCGACCGCGTCGTGGAACTCGGCGTGCGGATCGCCATCTGA
- a CDS encoding Tim44/TimA family putative adaptor protein: protein MHTGFPVDIVLLALVAGFLVLRLRSVLGRRTGYERPPMPEPTAAGGMQRPGGPVIEGVAEPPRSTRPVPAPHTVVGQTLARIAQAERGFDPARFLDGAEASFRRIVLAFAAGDLAALRPLLTPGVFATFEQAVAQRAEAGETQHTEIVRIVEATIDEAELLGGEAVIVVRFVSDQQNYTRDRQGQVIAGTEAMTEIVDLWSFEKSLGAADPTWRLAAARSG, encoded by the coding sequence ATGCATACCGGATTTCCCGTCGATATCGTCCTTCTCGCGCTCGTCGCGGGCTTCCTGGTGCTGCGCTTGCGCAGCGTGCTGGGCCGTCGCACCGGCTACGAGCGGCCGCCCATGCCCGAGCCGACTGCGGCCGGCGGCATGCAGCGTCCCGGCGGCCCGGTGATCGAGGGGGTTGCCGAGCCGCCGCGGTCCACCCGCCCGGTGCCCGCGCCTCACACCGTCGTCGGGCAGACGCTCGCGCGCATCGCCCAGGCCGAGCGCGGCTTCGATCCGGCCCGGTTTCTCGACGGCGCCGAGGCCAGCTTCCGCCGCATCGTGCTTGCCTTCGCCGCAGGCGACCTCGCGGCCCTGCGGCCGCTGCTCACGCCTGGCGTGTTCGCGACCTTCGAGCAGGCGGTGGCCCAGCGCGCCGAGGCCGGCGAAACCCAGCACACCGAGATCGTCCGCATTGTCGAGGCGACGATCGACGAGGCCGAACTCCTCGGCGGCGAGGCCGTGATCGTCGTCCGCTTCGTCTCCGACCAGCAGAACTACACGCGTGATCGCCAGGGGCAGGTTATCGCTGGCACCGAGGCGATGACCGAGATCGTCGACCTCTGGAGTTTCGAGAAATCCCTCGGCGCGGCCGACCCGACCTGGCGGCTGGCGGCGGCGCGCAGCGGCTGA
- a CDS encoding bifunctional acetate--CoA ligase family protein/GNAT family N-acetyltransferase, whose protein sequence is MKPLGYSIVNRFDPEALFAPKTIMLSGGDTAVGRSLRASLDAAGFPGDVREPGEGAQTVDLALIADPPEAVPGVIAGLAGRLRGAAVVYAAVDGLREAALAARVRVVGPRSFGIAAPGARLNALRSHIPPPPGRVALLGQSPALARAVIDWAAPNGIGFSHVVGIGGNADIGFGRVLDHLSRDPGTGPILMEIAGLRDPRLFLSAARAAARLRPIVAIVPGARLGDPSGIALAGFEAALRRAGVMLTTSLGEFLAAAETLTRARPARSDSLAIIGNSVGACRLAADTALAAGIGLAALSDETRRVLGLLLGASPEPAGPIALQDAPGTRLADVAAMLAASPEVGGVLVIHAPSGPADDAAIAGLIACSGSIKAPLLAAVLGETTAAPQRRRLAEAGVAAFATPERAVEGFGDLLRHRAIRAAARELPPSAVLDVAPDRAAVHAALSLARNGGRTALPQDAGFAILRAYGIETAATRIVDTPEHVAAAASSLGFPVVVKVSHPDLARRRPEGSVSLDLPDAASASAAATLITARLRRRGEFPEGARFLVQRQLPRARELRILVGEQPFVGPTIGFGPGGGDAADTSRLAFDLPPLNLKLAEGLILRAGGNALLRPARGLDEADRAAVAGTLVRISQLVVDWPEIERLEIDPLFATGAGVIAANVRITLHAPGERRQPLPITPYPAHLAHTMTLKGRGFQIRPIRPEDAAAHQRLFSRLAPEDVRFRFFSAVRQLTPEQVVRLTEVDYGRELALIAVETATGETVGVARLVRSDTDGTEGEFAVLVEGAAKGVGLGSALMRDLIDWARDEGVVDIIGQVLADNHPMLAFIRHLGFAIAHVPGEEDVVEARLRLT, encoded by the coding sequence ATGAAGCCGCTTGGCTATTCCATCGTCAATCGCTTCGACCCCGAGGCCCTGTTTGCCCCGAAGACCATCATGCTCTCGGGCGGCGACACGGCAGTCGGCCGATCGCTGCGCGCCTCGCTGGACGCCGCCGGCTTTCCGGGCGACGTCAGGGAACCGGGGGAGGGCGCGCAAACTGTCGATCTTGCGCTGATCGCCGATCCGCCCGAGGCGGTGCCCGGCGTCATCGCCGGCCTCGCCGGCCGCCTCCGCGGGGCGGCAGTGGTCTACGCCGCGGTCGACGGATTGCGGGAGGCAGCGCTGGCCGCCCGAGTGCGGGTCGTCGGCCCGCGTTCCTTCGGCATCGCCGCACCCGGGGCGCGGCTGAACGCCTTGCGCAGCCACATACCGCCGCCGCCCGGTCGGGTCGCGCTGCTCGGCCAGTCCCCCGCGCTAGCCCGCGCGGTGATCGACTGGGCGGCGCCCAACGGCATCGGCTTCTCCCATGTCGTCGGCATCGGCGGCAATGCGGATATCGGCTTCGGCCGGGTGCTCGACCATCTCTCGCGCGACCCCGGCACCGGCCCGATCCTGATGGAAATCGCCGGCCTGCGTGATCCGCGCCTGTTCCTCTCGGCCGCCCGCGCGGCGGCGCGCCTGCGTCCCATCGTCGCCATCGTTCCCGGCGCCCGGCTTGGCGATCCAAGCGGCATCGCGCTCGCCGGGTTCGAGGCCGCGCTGCGCCGTGCTGGCGTGATGCTGACCACCAGCCTCGGCGAATTTCTTGCAGCCGCCGAAACGCTCACCCGCGCCCGTCCGGCCCGCAGCGACAGTCTTGCGATCATCGGCAACAGTGTTGGCGCCTGTCGCCTCGCCGCCGACACCGCGCTCGCCGCCGGCATCGGCCTTGCAGCGCTGTCCGACGAAACCCGCCGTGTGCTCGGCCTGCTGCTCGGCGCTTCACCCGAGCCAGCCGGGCCGATCGCGCTACAGGACGCACCCGGCACCCGCCTTGCCGACGTCGCCGCCATGCTGGCCGCTTCCCCCGAGGTGGGTGGCGTGCTGGTCATCCATGCCCCCTCCGGCCCGGCGGACGATGCCGCGATCGCCGGGCTGATTGCCTGTTCCGGCAGCATCAAGGCGCCGCTGCTCGCCGCCGTGCTCGGCGAGACCACCGCCGCCCCGCAGCGCCGCCGGCTGGCCGAGGCCGGGGTCGCCGCCTTCGCCACGCCGGAACGTGCCGTCGAAGGGTTCGGCGACCTGCTCCGCCACCGCGCCATCCGCGCCGCCGCCCGCGAACTGCCGCCCTCCGCGGTGCTCGATGTCGCCCCCGACCGGGCCGCCGTCCATGCCGCCCTTTCTCTCGCCCGCAATGGTGGCCGCACCGCCCTGCCGCAGGATGCCGGCTTCGCCATTCTGCGGGCCTATGGCATCGAAACCGCCGCAACACGCATCGTCGACACGCCGGAACATGTGGCGGCGGCGGCCTCGTCGCTCGGCTTTCCGGTGGTGGTGAAGGTCTCCCACCCCGATCTCGCGCGGCGCCGCCCCGAAGGCAGCGTCTCGCTTGACCTACCGGACGCCGCTTCCGCTAGCGCGGCCGCCACGCTGATCACCGCCCGCCTGCGCCGCAGGGGCGAATTTCCCGAGGGGGCGCGCTTCCTCGTCCAGCGCCAGCTTCCTCGCGCCCGAGAGCTGCGCATCCTGGTCGGCGAGCAGCCCTTCGTCGGCCCCACCATCGGCTTCGGCCCCGGTGGTGGCGACGCCGCCGATACCTCACGCCTCGCCTTCGATCTCCCGCCCCTCAACCTGAAACTGGCCGAGGGACTGATCCTCCGCGCCGGCGGCAACGCGCTGCTGCGCCCCGCCCGCGGCCTGGACGAGGCGGATCGCGCCGCGGTCGCCGGCACCCTGGTCCGCATCAGCCAGCTCGTCGTCGACTGGCCGGAAATCGAGCGCCTGGAAATCGACCCGCTCTTCGCCACCGGCGCCGGCGTCATCGCCGCCAATGTGCGGATCACGCTGCACGCGCCCGGCGAGCGTCGCCAGCCGCTGCCGATCACGCCCTATCCCGCCCATCTCGCCCACACGATGACGCTGAAAGGCAGGGGCTTCCAGATCCGCCCGATCCGCCCGGAAGACGCCGCCGCCCATCAGCGCCTGTTCTCCCGCCTCGCGCCGGAGGATGTCCGCTTCCGGTTCTTCTCTGCCGTGCGCCAGCTTACGCCCGAGCAGGTGGTCCGCCTCACCGAGGTCGATTACGGCCGCGAACTCGCCCTGATCGCAGTCGAAACCGCCACCGGCGAGACAGTCGGCGTCGCCCGCCTGGTCCGCTCCGATACCGACGGCACCGAGGGCGAGTTCGCCGTCCTCGTCGAGGGTGCGGCGAAGGGCGTCGGCCTCGGCTCGGCGCTGATGCGCGACCTGATCGACTGGGCGCGCGACGAGGGTGTTGTCGACATCATCGGTCAGGTTCTGGCCGACAACCACCCGATGCTCGCCTTCATCCGTCATCTCGGCTTCGCGATCGCCCATGTTCCCGGCGAGGAGGATGTCGTGGAAGCAAGGCTGCGTCTCACCTGA
- a CDS encoding histidine phosphatase family protein, with protein sequence MILLRHGQSEFNLHFTATRRDPGIEDPGLTEHGHAQAEAAASALEGHSLRRLIVSPYTRTLQTAAPVLARRPLDVEISAEIRERFHFTCDIGSPPDRLAERFPDHDFAHLPTRWWPDETETEEAVIERANRFRAAMAARPDWRETLVVSHWAFILALTGQSLTNGSWINYDPTSPPPSALRWRP encoded by the coding sequence ATGATCCTGCTTCGCCACGGCCAGAGCGAGTTCAACCTCCACTTCACCGCGACGCGGCGTGACCCTGGAATCGAGGATCCCGGACTGACCGAACACGGGCACGCGCAGGCGGAGGCCGCGGCTTCGGCGCTTGAAGGGCACTCGCTGCGGCGGCTGATCGTCTCGCCCTATACCCGTACGCTGCAGACGGCAGCGCCGGTGCTGGCGCGGCGGCCCCTCGATGTCGAAATCTCGGCGGAGATCCGCGAGCGGTTCCACTTCACCTGCGATATCGGCAGCCCACCGGATCGCCTTGCCGAGAGGTTCCCGGATCACGATTTCGCGCACCTGCCGACTCGCTGGTGGCCTGACGAAACCGAGACGGAGGAGGCGGTGATCGAACGCGCGAATCGGTTCCGCGCGGCGATGGCGGCGCGGCCGGATTGGCGGGAGACGCTGGTGGTCAGCCATTGGGCCTTCATCCTGGCACTCACCGGACAGTCACTGACCAACGGTTCATGGATCAACTATGATCCGACCTCGCCGCCGCCGTCCGCCTTGCGCTGGCGTCCCTGA